From one Methylovirgula sp. HY1 genomic stretch:
- a CDS encoding dihydroorotate dehydrogenase-like protein: MDLATNYMGLTLKNPLVASASPLTGKLDTIRQIEDAGAGAIVLPSLFQEEIEAEAARYDLLTAVNTESGPEAQSYFPALTDYNIGPHNYLELVRRASEAVDLPVIASLNGITDAGWISYAKQIEGAGAKGLELNIYFIPADLTTTGREVEQRYLDILRSVRAAVSIPVAIKLSPYFSSIGNMALALQDAGADALVMFNRFYQPDLDLLKLQVLTDLEFSEPNEIRLPLLWLAVLACRMKVSLAASTGVGSADDVVKYLLVGADVVMTTSALLRHGPGYIATLLEGLAAWLAARDFASLQPVRGIMSQHRLRDPQAFERANYIKILQGYRQS; the protein is encoded by the coding sequence ATGGATCTCGCGACCAACTATATGGGGCTTACACTCAAGAACCCTCTGGTGGCCTCCGCTTCGCCCTTGACCGGAAAACTCGACACGATCCGACAGATCGAGGACGCGGGCGCTGGGGCTATTGTGCTACCCTCGCTGTTCCAAGAAGAAATCGAAGCCGAGGCGGCTCGCTATGATCTTTTGACCGCCGTTAACACAGAGAGCGGACCGGAAGCGCAGAGCTATTTTCCAGCGCTCACCGACTATAACATCGGACCCCACAACTACCTTGAACTCGTTCGCCGCGCGAGTGAAGCGGTCGACCTTCCGGTGATCGCCAGCCTGAATGGCATCACCGACGCGGGTTGGATTTCCTACGCCAAGCAGATCGAAGGAGCCGGAGCCAAGGGACTGGAACTCAATATCTATTTCATCCCGGCCGACCTCACGACGACAGGTCGCGAGGTCGAGCAACGTTATCTCGACATTCTGCGTTCTGTGCGTGCCGCTGTCTCGATTCCGGTGGCCATCAAGCTTAGCCCGTATTTCAGCTCGATCGGCAATATGGCACTGGCGCTCCAGGATGCCGGCGCCGATGCTTTGGTAATGTTCAACCGGTTTTATCAGCCGGATCTCGATCTGCTAAAGCTGCAAGTTCTGACCGACCTTGAATTCAGCGAACCAAACGAAATTCGCCTACCGCTGCTGTGGCTCGCCGTCCTCGCATGCAGAATGAAAGTGTCTCTCGCCGCGAGCACCGGCGTCGGCAGCGCCGACGATGTTGTGAAATATCTTCTGGTCGGCGCCGATGTGGTCATGACCACCTCGGCGCTGCTGCGGCACGGCCCCGGCTATATCGCCACCTTGCTTGAAGGTCTCGCGGCGTGGCTAGCCGCGCGGGACTTTGCGTCGCTACAGCCCGTCAGGGGCATCATGAGCCAGCACCGGCTGCGCGACCCGCAAGCGTTCGAGCGCGCCAATTATATTAAAATCTTGCAGGGCTACCGCCAGTCTTGA
- a CDS encoding multicopper oxidase family protein — MNKMQSRRDFLGTTLAAGVLPMLPGVARAASPAGKRLVAGTRVLEVNGRAAKVFGLTGPDGRSGIRLAAGERFRVDLANETGMRTIVHWHGQLPPWTQDGFPWPQTPPIANGAVQAYDYAPITGTYWMHSHHGLQEQSLMTGPLIVHDVAELREDRQEVVLVLHDFTFRSPDEVLAELIGKSAKSAQSLVRRVESSRDAPRPHMAGMVAGAAKMAAAGMDMSSSGGMTMDLNDVHYDAFLANDRTLLDPEVVRVERGGRIRLRIINGASSSQFWIDLGELVGHVVATDGHRVHPLAGRRFPIAMAQRLDILIDLPGPGAFPILARLEGDVRQTGIILATAGARIPRIADGAQAAPPLDNSLEARLRTAEPLSERAADLVSTIALAGAMNPYAWSLNGAYWPKAAPLMLSKGQRVEIDLINHSMMAHPIHLHGHAFQVIAIDGRPIRGAVRDTVLVTPKMGRVRIAFDADNPGRWACHCHNLYHMVTGMMMEFRYKDIAI; from the coding sequence ATGAACAAGATGCAGTCTCGCCGTGACTTTCTCGGCACCACGCTGGCTGCTGGTGTCCTACCCATGCTGCCTGGCGTGGCACGCGCCGCATCCCCCGCGGGAAAACGCCTCGTCGCCGGAACCCGCGTGCTCGAAGTGAATGGCCGGGCCGCCAAAGTCTTCGGCCTTACTGGTCCAGACGGACGTTCAGGCATTCGCCTCGCCGCGGGTGAGCGGTTCCGCGTCGACCTCGCCAATGAAACCGGCATGCGCACCATCGTTCATTGGCATGGGCAGCTTCCGCCTTGGACACAGGACGGATTTCCCTGGCCGCAGACTCCGCCGATCGCGAATGGTGCTGTTCAGGCTTATGACTATGCACCGATCACCGGCACCTATTGGATGCATTCGCATCACGGTTTGCAGGAGCAAAGCCTGATGACCGGGCCGCTCATCGTCCATGATGTCGCTGAGCTTCGCGAAGATCGACAGGAAGTCGTCCTGGTTCTGCACGACTTCACCTTTCGCTCGCCGGACGAGGTGCTCGCCGAGCTTATCGGCAAGAGCGCAAAATCAGCGCAATCGCTGGTGCGCCGAGTCGAAAGTAGCCGGGATGCGCCTAGACCACATATGGCCGGCATGGTCGCCGGCGCGGCGAAGATGGCGGCGGCGGGGATGGATATGTCCAGTTCCGGCGGCATGACCATGGATCTAAATGACGTTCATTATGATGCCTTCCTCGCCAACGATCGAACGCTCCTTGATCCGGAGGTCGTCCGCGTCGAGCGCGGTGGCCGGATTCGGCTCCGCATCATCAACGGCGCATCCTCGAGTCAATTCTGGATCGATCTCGGTGAACTCGTCGGCCACGTGGTCGCGACCGACGGCCACCGCGTGCATCCGTTAGCAGGCCGCCGCTTCCCGATCGCGATGGCCCAGCGCCTCGATATCCTGATCGATCTGCCCGGACCTGGCGCATTTCCGATTCTCGCGCGGCTCGAAGGCGATGTTCGCCAGACCGGAATCATCCTTGCCACGGCCGGCGCACGAATTCCGCGAATAGCAGATGGTGCACAAGCCGCGCCGCCGCTCGACAATTCGCTGGAAGCGCGGTTGAGGACAGCGGAACCGCTGTCTGAACGCGCCGCGGACTTGGTCAGCACGATCGCGCTCGCCGGCGCCATGAACCCTTATGCATGGTCGCTGAACGGCGCGTACTGGCCTAAGGCGGCGCCGCTCATGCTAAGCAAGGGGCAGCGCGTCGAGATCGATCTGATCAACCATTCGATGATGGCGCATCCGATCCATCTGCACGGCCATGCGTTCCAAGTCATTGCGATCGATGGCCGGCCGATCCGGGGAGCCGTTAGAGACACCGTTCTCGTCACGCCGAAAATGGGCCGTGTCCGAATTGCTTTCGATGCTGATAATCCGGGACGTTGGGCCTGCCACTGTCACAACCTCTACCACATGGTAACCGGCATGATGATGGAATTCCGATATAAAGACATTGCCATCTGA
- a CDS encoding TOMM precursor leader peptide-binding protein: MTGDPGNSYTLPNDMDVLQFAPNFTVYLLPPDVVCLYSEDRKFLLHGELYCALAATIAKSGKSFKGLVRALAKEFPSDQIHEALKRLVERRYLIVATRTSNGAAAAFWASLGLPPGTAEQNLRNCRVRIQALDVEGAAELAAALEELGVRVVKRTADLTITLVNDYLEAQLAELNQEHLSDQTPWLLVQPSGIFPLVGPVFRPGKGACWACLAERMKRNREIKALLDRRQARCLVASPLARHPLGQSGIQLAAVEIAKAIATDFRTDLNDHIVSLDLLGATIVKHYVATRPQCPSCGHKKLRSPRRAPLPIALGAGGKVVMTSGGYRSVSAAATVARFRRHVSPLTGVVSRLERIQADLPLNTNFRATHNFSGPSESINELRAGLSAGSFGKGSTAEQGEASALMEAIERYSGIFQGDEIRAKRRFADFVADEAVPPNKVLLFSDAQLRRGLSPMPGSADWEAIPELFDPSTQMDWSPVWSLRDGRFKHLPTSVLYFFYKGSAAFAADSNGCAAGNTLEEAIVQGFLELVERDAYAIWWYNKLQCPEVDLGQFDDSYIRDLRKQLAETGRRLWVLDVTSDLGIPTFVAITHWLKDGRENIEFGSGAHFDTRIALLRALTEINQFLSLGLIGGGTGDKSSLDGVTPLRLEDHPYLMPSKQSVVHPEINSKFGHLDTRAQVMACVDLAKQAGHDFLVLDQTRPDIEVPVVRVIVPGLRHFYRRFAPGRLYDVPIKLGSRDKPLAEDELNPIHPHT, encoded by the coding sequence ATGACAGGCGATCCCGGAAACAGCTACACTCTGCCGAACGACATGGACGTTTTGCAGTTCGCGCCAAATTTCACTGTCTACCTACTGCCCCCGGACGTCGTTTGTCTCTATTCCGAAGACCGGAAGTTCCTGCTTCACGGCGAGCTTTATTGTGCGCTCGCCGCGACGATCGCGAAGAGCGGAAAGAGCTTTAAGGGTCTTGTTCGTGCGCTGGCGAAGGAGTTTCCGTCCGACCAAATCCACGAAGCCCTGAAGCGGCTTGTGGAGCGTCGCTATCTCATTGTTGCAACGCGCACTTCAAACGGCGCCGCCGCAGCTTTCTGGGCCAGTCTCGGCCTGCCTCCGGGGACCGCGGAGCAAAATCTCCGGAACTGCCGCGTGCGCATTCAAGCGCTTGACGTCGAGGGAGCAGCGGAACTTGCCGCGGCCCTCGAGGAGCTGGGCGTGCGCGTCGTCAAGCGCACGGCCGACCTGACGATCACCTTGGTGAACGATTATCTTGAAGCACAATTGGCCGAATTGAATCAGGAACATCTGTCGGATCAGACGCCGTGGTTGCTGGTCCAGCCCTCCGGCATTTTTCCTTTGGTGGGGCCGGTGTTCCGACCGGGGAAAGGCGCTTGCTGGGCGTGTCTCGCCGAACGAATGAAACGAAACCGGGAAATCAAGGCCCTTCTCGACCGCAGACAGGCCCGCTGCCTCGTTGCTTCGCCTTTGGCTAGGCACCCATTAGGGCAAAGCGGTATCCAACTTGCGGCTGTCGAGATCGCAAAAGCAATCGCTACCGATTTTCGGACGGACTTGAACGATCACATCGTCAGCCTCGACCTGCTGGGCGCGACGATCGTGAAACATTACGTGGCGACGCGTCCGCAATGCCCAAGTTGCGGCCATAAGAAGCTGCGCAGTCCCCGCCGCGCGCCGCTGCCGATCGCGCTCGGCGCGGGGGGCAAAGTGGTCATGACGAGCGGTGGCTACCGAAGCGTGTCGGCGGCGGCCACGGTGGCGCGTTTCCGCCGGCATGTGAGTCCGCTGACCGGCGTCGTCTCGCGTCTGGAGCGGATTCAGGCCGACTTGCCTTTGAACACCAATTTTCGCGCCACCCATAATTTTTCGGGCCCGTCCGAATCCATCAATGAACTCCGGGCGGGGCTGAGCGCCGGCAGTTTCGGCAAAGGCAGTACGGCTGAACAGGGCGAAGCCAGCGCGCTGATGGAAGCGATCGAGCGCTATTCGGGGATTTTTCAGGGCGACGAGATCCGAGCAAAACGGCGGTTTGCCGATTTTGTGGCAGACGAGGCGGTTCCTCCAAACAAAGTCCTGCTGTTCAGCGACGCCCAGTTGCGGCGGGGCCTTTCGCCAATGCCCGGATCGGCAGATTGGGAGGCCATTCCGGAACTCTTCGATCCATCGACCCAGATGGATTGGTCGCCGGTGTGGTCTTTGCGCGACGGCCGCTTCAAACATCTTCCGACGAGTGTCTTGTATTTTTTCTACAAAGGCAGCGCCGCTTTCGCGGCGGATTCCAACGGCTGCGCAGCCGGCAACACGCTCGAAGAAGCGATCGTCCAGGGCTTCCTGGAGCTGGTGGAAAGAGACGCTTACGCGATCTGGTGGTACAACAAGTTGCAGTGTCCAGAGGTGGACCTCGGCCAGTTCGACGATTCCTACATCCGCGATCTGCGCAAACAGCTGGCCGAAACGGGCCGCCGGCTGTGGGTGCTCGACGTCACGAGCGATCTCGGGATTCCGACCTTTGTGGCGATCACTCACTGGCTGAAAGACGGCCGCGAAAATATTGAATTCGGCTCCGGCGCGCATTTCGATACGCGGATCGCCTTGTTGCGTGCGCTGACCGAAATCAACCAATTTCTGTCGCTTGGTCTCATTGGCGGCGGCACCGGCGACAAATCGAGCCTCGACGGCGTCACGCCGTTGCGCCTTGAGGATCATCCCTATTTGATGCCGAGCAAACAGTCGGTGGTTCATCCCGAGATCAACTCGAAATTCGGCCATCTGGACACGCGCGCGCAGGTGATGGCCTGCGTGGATCTTGCCAAGCAAGCGGGGCATGATTTCCTCGTGCTCGATCAGACGCGTCCGGACATCGAGGTCCCGGTCGTTAGAGTGATCGTTCCGGGATTGCGGCACTTCTATCGCCGCTTCGCGCCCGGCCGGCTTTATGATGTGCCCATCAAGCTCGGATCGCGCGACAAGCCGCTTGCGGAAGACGAACTCAATCCGATTCATCCCCATACCTGA